A DNA window from Gavia stellata isolate bGavSte3 chromosome 35, bGavSte3.hap2, whole genome shotgun sequence contains the following coding sequences:
- the LOC132320345 gene encoding electroneutral sodium bicarbonate exchanger 1-like — MGFCKLPNFYLLLIAKQRHDEEALIDQGRRSNGAKIHYEKEELEGHRTLYAGVQMPLVGQCHRHHRPHKQKHREQEEDCAPTERGYHCTPSQRVQFILRTKEDEQHVPHALFTELDEICVKEGEDAEWKETARWLKFEEDVEDGGERWSKPYVATLSLHSLFELRSCIINGTVLLDISANSIEEIADLILGQQEQLTEFDERTRAKIGEVLLKKHHHQNEKKRNNLLRSFADVSKKGSDLHLLDKPAQTLTPHPSPTTVEAKNGVNHETSTTDLSKAELHFMKKIPSGAEASNVLVGELDFLRQPIVAFVRLTPAVLLSGMTEVPIPTRFLFVLLGPEGKAHQYHEIGRSMATIMTDEVFHDVAYKAKNRADLVAGIDEFLDQVTVLPPGEWDPSIRIEPPKNVPSQEKRKMPGALDDSASDSEPEKHSGPELERTGRLFGGLILDVKRKAPWFWSDFRDGLRLQCLASFLFLYCACMSPVITFGGLLGEATDGHISAMESLLGASMTGVVFSLFAGQPLTILGSTGPVLVFEKILYKFCKEYTLSYLSLRACIGLWTAFFCIVLVATDASSLVCYITRFTEEAFASLICLIFIYEALEKLSHLRETYPVHMHSQLDFLTIDYCKCEAPTHPSNETLRFWESNKINVSGIAWENLTVTECRYLHGEFQGPACGPNGPYTPDVLFWCCILFFSTFVLSSLLKKFKTSRYFPTRVRSTVSDFAVFLTIVVMVLMDFMIGIPSPKLHVPHMFKPTRDDRGWFISPVGPNPWWTVLAALIPALLCTILIFMDQQITAVIVNRKEHRLKKGCGYHLDLFMVAVMLGVCSVMGLPWFVAATVLSITHVNSLKVESECAAPGEQPKFLGIREQRVTGSMIFVLMGCSVFFTSVLKFIPMPVLYGVFLYMGVSSLGEIQFFDRLKLFWMPAKHQPDFIYLRHVPLRKVHFFTVIQLICLVLLWAIKVSRAAIVFPMMVLALVFVRKAMDFCFSKRELSFLDDLMPESKKKKLDGAKNEANEEERHDEEALIDQGRRSNGAKIHYEKEELEGHRTLYAGVQMPLVGQCHRHHRPHKQKHREQEEDCAPTERGYHCTPSQRVQFILRTKEDEQHVPHALFTELDEICVKEGEDAEWKETARWLKFEEDVEDGGERWSKPYVATLSLHSLFELRSCIINGTVLLDISANSIEEIADLILGQQEQLTEFDERTRAKIGEVLLKKHHHQNEKKRNNLLRSFADVSKKGSDLHLLDKPAQTLTPHPSPTTVEAKNGVNHETSTTDLSKAELHFMKKIPSGAEASNVLVGELDFLRQPIMAFVRLTPAVLLSGMTEVPIPTRFLFVLLGPEGKAHQYHEIGRSMATIMTDEVFHDVAYKAKNRADLVAGIDEFLDQVTVLPPGEWDPSIRIEPPKNVPSQEKRKMPGALDDSASHTKPEKHSGPELERTGRLFGGLILDVKRKAPWFWSDFRDGLRLQCLASFLFLYCACMSPVITFGGLLGEATDGHISAMESLLGASMTGVVFSLFAGQPLTILGSTGPVLVFEKILYKFCKEYTLSYLSLRACIGLWTAFFCIVLVATDASSLVCYITRFTEEAFASLICLIFIYEALEKLSHLRETYPVHMHSQLDFLTIDYCKCEAPTHPSNETLRFWESNKINVSGIAWENLTVTECRYLHGEFQGPACGPNGPYTPDVLFWCCILFFSTFVLSSLLKKFKTSRYFPTRVRSTVSDFAVFLTIVVMVLMDFMIGIPSPKLHVPHMFKPTRDDRGWFISPVGPNPWWTVLAALIPALLCTILIFMDQQITAVIVNRKEHRLKKGCGYHLDLFMVAVMLGVCSVMGLPWFVAATVLSITHVNSLKVESECAAPGEQPKFLGIREQRVTGSMIFVLMGCSVFFTSVLKFIPMPVLYGVFLYMGVSSLGEIQFFDRLKLFWMPAKHQPDFIYLRHVPLRKVHFFTVIQLICLVLLWAIKVSRAAIVFPMMVLALVFVRKAMDFCFSKRELSFLDDLMPESKKKKLDGAKNEANEEEESPKMMEAAAAAGSVLLKLGKTSNLDIPKQSRDRTDPCEINISEEVLKTSVWKALTMNTETV, encoded by the exons Atggggttttgcaagct CCCCaacttttaccttcttctcattGCTAAACAGAGGCATGACGAGGAGGCACTGATtgaccaggggagaaggagcaacgGTGCCAAGATTCActatgagaaggaggagttggaag gccACCGGACCCTGTACGCCGGCGTGCAGATGCCGCTGGTGGGGCAATGCCACCGGCATCACCGAccccacaagcagaagcatcgggaacaggaggaggactgtgcccCGACGGAGCGGGGCTACCACT gcaccccgtcCCAGCGGGTGCAGTTCATCCTCAGGACCAAGGAGGACGAGCAGCATGTCCCTCACGCCTTGTTCACCGAGCTGGATGAGATCTGCGTGAAAGAGGGCGAAGATGCCGAGTGGAAGGAAACGGCAAG GTGGCTGAAGTTTGAGGAGGACGTGGAAGACGGCGGCGAGCGCTGGAGCAAGCCCTATGTGGCCACgctgtccttgcacagcctctttgagctgaggagctgcatcatcaatggcacggtgctgctggaCATTAGTGCCAACAGCATCGAAGAGATCGCAG ATCTGATCCTgggccagcaagaacagctcacgGAGTTTGACGAGCGCACGCGGGCAAAAATTGGagaagttcttttgaagaagcaccaccatcagaacgagaagaaaagaaacaaccttcTCCGCTCGTTTGCTGATGTGAGCAAGAAGGGGTCGGACCTGCACCTCCTCGACAAGCCAG ctcaaacacttacccctcatccttctcccaccactgtggaagctaaaaatggggTGAACCATGAGACCAGCACAACGGATTTAAGCAAG GCGGAgctgcacttcatgaagaaaattcccagcgGGGCTGAAGCGTCCAACGTGCTCGTaggagagctggatttccttCGCCAGCCCATCGTGGCATTTGTCCGCCTGACCCCGGCTGTCCTCCTCTCGGGCATGACGGAAGTTCCCATCCCAACAAG gttcctgtttgttttgcttggaccagaaggaaaagcccatcagTACCATGAGATCGGCAGGTCCATGGCTACTATCATGACGGATGAG GTTTTCCATGACGTCGCCTATAAAGCCAAGAACCGGGCTGACCTCGTGGCCGGCATCGATGAGTTTCTGGATCAGGTCACGGTCTTGCCGCCTGGAGAGTGGGATCCATCGATCCGAATCGAGCCCCCAAAAAACGTCCCTtcgcag gaaaaaaggaagatgccaggAGCTCTCGATGACAGTGCTTCTGACAGTGAGCCAGAGAAGCACAGCGGTCCTGAACTGGAGCGGACGGGAAG gctctttGGAGGTTTGATCCTGGATGTGAAGCGAAAAGCCCCGTGGTTCTGGAGCGACTTTCGGGAtggtctgaggctgcagtgtctggcgtccttcctcttcctctactgtgcctgcatgtcccctgtcatcaccttcgggggactgctgggggaggcgaccGATGGCCACATa AGTGCCATGGAGTCGCTGCTGGGTGCCTCCATGACCGGCgtggtgttttccctctttgctggccaACCTCTCACCATCCTCGGCAGCACCGGACCCGTGCTCGTCTTTGAGAAGATcctctacaaattctgcaa gGAGTACACGCTCTCCTATCTCTCTCTGCGGGCATGCATCGGGCTGTGGACCGCCTTCTTCTGCATCGTGCTGGTGGCCACCGACGCCAGCTCTTTGGTGTGCTACATCACCCGCTTCACTGAAGAAGCCTTCGCCTCCctcatctgcctcatcttcatctaCGAGGCTCTAGAGAAGCTGAGTCACCTGCGGGAGACCTaccctgtgcacatgcacagccagcTCGACTTCCTCACCATcgacta ctgtaagtGTGAGGCACCGACGCATCCCAGCAATGAAACCCTGCGTTTCTGGGAGAGCAACAAGATCAACGTGTCTGGCATCGCCTGGGAAAACCTCACGGTGACC gaatgtCGGTATTTGCATGGAGAGTTTCAAGGACCTGCCTGTGGACCCAATGGCCCCTACACGCCTGACGTCCTCTTCTggtgctgcatcctcttcttctccacctttgtgctgtcgagcttactgaagaagtttaagaCCAGCCGATACTTCCCAACCAGA GTACGGTCCACAGTAAGcgactttgctgttttcctcaccatCGTCGTCATGGTGCTcatggacttcatgattgggaTCCCATCACCGAAGCTCCACGTCCCCCATATGTTCAAG CCTACCAGAGACGACCGCGGGTGGTTCATCAGCCCCGTAGGACCCAACCCTTGGTGGACGGTGTTGGCTGcgctcatcccagctctgctctgcaccatcttgatcttcatggaccagcagatcactgctgttattgtgaacaggaaggagcacaggctgaag AAAGGATGTGGGTACCACCTGGACCTTTTCATGGTGGCCGTGATGCTCGGGGTGTGCTCCgtgatggggctgccctggtttgTGGCTGCCACCGTCCTGTCCATCACCCACGTGAATAGCCTCAAAGTCGAGTCTGAGTgcgcagctccaggagaacaacccaagtttctggggatacgagagcagagagtcactggctccatgatctttgtgctcatgggctgctctgtcttcttcacttctgtgttaaag tttataccaATGCCTGTGCTTTACGGCGTCTTTCTCTACATGGGCGTGTCGTCGCTCGGAGAAATTCAG TTCTTCGATcgcttgaagctgttttggatgCCGGCGAAACACCAGCCGGATTTCATCTACCTGCGGCACGTCCCCTTGCGAAAGGTGCACTTCTTCACCGTGATCCAGCTGATCTGCCtcgtcctgctctgggccatcAAGGTGTCCCGTGCCGCCATCGTCTTTCCCATGATG GTTTTGGCTCTTGTATTTGTCCGGAAAGccatggatttctgcttctcaaagcgagagctcagcttcctggatgaccttatgccagagagcaagaagaagaagttggacGGTGCCAAAAACGAAGCCAATGAAGAAGAG AGGCATGACGAGGAGGCACTGATtgaccaggggagaaggagcaacgGTGCCAAGATTCActatgagaaggaggagttggaag gccACCGGACCCTGTACGCCGGCGTGCAGATGCCGCTGGTGGGGCAATGCCACCGGCATCACCGAccccacaagcagaagcatcgggaacaggaggaggactgtgcccCGACGGAGCGGGGCTACCACT gcaccccgtcCCAGCGGGTGCAGTTCATCCTCAGGACCAAGGAGGACGAGCAGCATGTCCCTCACGCCTTGTTCACCGAGCTGGATGAGATCTGCGTGAAAGAGGGCGAAGATGCCGAGTGGAAGGAAACGGCAAG GTGGCTGAAGTTTGAGGAGGACGTGGAAGACGGCGGCGAGCGCTGGAGCAAGCCCTATGTGGCCACgctgtccttgcacagcctctttgagctgaggagctgcatcatcaatggcacggtgctgctggaCATTAGTGCCAACAGCATCGAAGAGATCGCAG ATCTGATCCTgggccagcaagaacagctcacgGAGTTTGACGAGCGCACGCGGGCAAAAATTGGagaagttcttttgaagaagcaccaccatcagaacgagaagaaaagaaacaaccttcTCCGCTCGTTTGCTGATGTGAGCAAGAAGGGGTCGGACCTGCACCTCCTCGACAAGCCAG ctcaaacacttacccctcatccttctcccaccactgtggaagctaaaaatggggTGAACCATGAGACCAGCACAACGGATTTAAGCAAG GCGGAgctgcacttcatgaagaaaattcccagcgGGGCTGAAGCGTCCAATGTGCTCGTaggagagctggatttccttCGCCAGCCCATCATGGCATTTGTCCGCCTGACCCCGGCTGTCCTCCTCTCGGGCATGACGGAAGTTCCCATCCCAACAAG gttcctgtttgttttgcttggaccagaaggaaaagcccatcagTACCATGAGATCGGCAGGTCCATGGCTACTATCATGACGGATGAG GTTTTCCATGACGTCGCCTATAAAGCCAAGAACCGGGCTGACCTCGTGGCCGGCATCGATGAGTTTCTGGATCAGGTCACGGTCTTGCCGCCTGGAGAGTGGGATCCATCGATCCGAATCGAGCCCCCGAAAAACGTCCCTtcgcag gaaaaaaggaagatgccaggAGCTCTTGATGACAGTGCTTCTCACACCAAGCCGGAGAAGCACAGCGGTCCTGAACTGGAGCGGACAGGAAG gctctttGGAGGTTTGATCCTGGATGTGAAGCGAAAAGCCCCGTGGTTCTGGAGCGACTTTCGGGAtggtctgaggctgcagtgtctggcgtccttcctcttcctctactgtgcctgcatgtcccctgtcatcacctttgggggactgctgggggaggcgaccGATGGCCACATa AGTGCCATGGAGTCGCTGCTGGGCGCCTCCATGACCGGCgtggtgttttccctctttgctggccaACCTCTCACCATCCTCGGCAGCACCGGACCCGTGCTCGTCTTTGAGAAGATcctctacaaattctgcaa gGAGTACACGCTCTCCTATCTCTCTCTGCGGGCATGCATCGGGCTGTGGACCGCCTTCTTCTGCATCGTGCTGGTGGCCACCGACGCCAGCTCTTTGGTGTGCTACATCACCCGCTTCACTGAAGAAGCCTTCGCCTCCctcatctgcctcatcttcatctaCGAGGCTCTAGAGAAGCTGAGTCACCTGCGGGAGACCTaccctgtgcacatgcacagccagcTCGACTTCCTCACCATcgacta ctgtaagtGTGAGGCACCGACGCATCCCAGCAATGAAACCCTGCGTTTCTGGGAGAGCAACAAGATCAACGTGTCTGGCATCGCCTGGGAAAACCTCACGGTGACC gaatgtCGGTATTTGCATGGAGAGTTCCAAGGACCTGCCTGTGGACCCAATGGCCCCTACACGCCTGACGTCCTCTTCTggtgctgcatcctcttcttctccacctttgtgctgtcgagcttactgaagaagtttaagaCCAGCCGATACTTCCCAACCAGA GTACGGTCCACAGTAAGcgactttgctgttttcctcaccatCGTCGTCATGGTGCTcatggacttcatgattgggaTCCCATCACCGAAGCTCCACGTCCCCCATATGTTCAAG CCTACCAGAGACGACCGCGGGTGGTTCATCAGCCCCGTAGGACCCAACCCTTGGTGGACGGTGTTGGCTGcgctcatcccagctctgctctgcaccatcttgatcttcatggaccagcagatcactgctgttattgtgaacaggaaggagcacaggctgaag AAAGGATGTGGGTACCACCTGGACCTTTTCATGGTGGCCGTGATGCTCGGGGTGTGCTCCgtgatggggctgccctggtttgTGGCTGCCACCGTCCTGTCCATCACCCACGTGAATAGCCTCAAAGTCGAGTCTGAGTgcgcagctccaggagaacaacccaagtttctggggatacgagagcagagagtcactggctccatgatctttgtgctcatgggctgctctgtcttcttcacttctgtgttaaag tttataccaATGCCTGTGCTTTACGGCGTCTTTCTCTACATGGGCGTGTCGTCGCTCGGAGAAATTCAG TTCTTCGATcgcttgaagctgttttggatgCCGGCGAAACACCAGCCGGATTTCATCTACCTGCGGCACGTCCCCTTGCGAAAGGTGCACTTCTTCACCGTGATCCAGCTGATCTGCCtcgtcctgctctgggccatcAAGGTGTCCCGTGCCGCCATCGTCTTTCCCATGATG GTTTTGGCTCTTGTATTTGTCCGGAAAGccatggatttctgcttctcaaagcgagagctcagcttcctggatgaccttatgccagagagcaagaagaagaagttggacGGTGCCAAAAACGAAGCCAATGAAGAAGAG GAGTCCCCGAAAatgatggaagctgctgctgctgccggttcagttctgctgaaactgggcaagaccagcaacttggatatcccaaagcaaagcagggacag gacTGATCCTTGCGAGATTAATATCTCGGAGGAAGTGTTGAAAACGAGCGTGTGGAAGGCTCTCactatgaacacagaaacagtctga